Proteins co-encoded in one Astyanax mexicanus isolate ESR-SI-001 chromosome 1, AstMex3_surface, whole genome shotgun sequence genomic window:
- the LOC103041626 gene encoding sialic acid-binding Ig-like lectin 15 has product MDLRTFSISITLLLLQSTAPAAHDDGWSMTVPPEVLAREGYPVVLPCSFTHPHQTHHSSMQVVWRLGHGHTGTVLFRCSSLNGSQHCQPRPNQDQRYRLEGNHREHDLSLRINSAALQDSGRYYCRVELPGQLHGNYENKLGTRLRVEAPPRILSLTVEGAVDAGLKALCRVQGSPLPDVQWMGPDDYLEDDTGLPLSQEAPGQHRTTSQLLDVQPGGQYTCTASNHLGKDQAMVYILPSVPEKITSETHSTALPLMLGLALAAKVVLALGLGGWILNAFHSKQQTEGPDFTS; this is encoded by the exons CTCCGGCAGCTCATGATGACGGCTGGTCGATGACAGTTCCTCCGGAGGTCCTGGCTCGGGAGGGGTACCCGGTGGTGCTGCCCTGCTCGTTTACTCACCCCCACCAGACCCACCACTCCTCCATGCAGGTGGTGTGGCGCCTGGGTCACGGGCACACCGGCACGGTGCtgttccgctgctccagcctgaACGGCAGCCAGCACTGCCAGCCACGCCCAAACCAGGACCAGCGCTACCGGCTGGAGGGGAACCACCGCGAGCACGACCTGTCACTGCGCATAAACAGCGCCGCCCTGCAGGACAGCGGGCGCTACTACTGCCGGGTCGAGCTGCCGGGACAACTGCACGGCAACTACGAGAATAAACTGGGGACGAGGCTGAGAGTGGAAG CTCCTCCCCGTATCCTGAGCCTGACCGTAGAGGGCGCTGTGGATGCCGGTCTGAAAGCCCTGTGCCGGGTCCAGGGCTCCCCCCTGCCTGACGTCCAGTGGATGGGTCCGGATGATTATTTGGAGGATGATACTGGACTCCCGCTCTCTCAGGAAGCCCCCGGTCAGCACCGGACCACCAGCCAGCTCCTGGACGTCCAGCCGGGGGGGCAGTACACCTGTACCGCCTCAAACCACCTAGGAAAGGACCAAGCCATGGTGTACATTCTACCCAGCGTTCCAGAGAAGATCACCAGTGAGACCCACTCTACTGCCCTGCCACTCATGCTGgggttagcattagcggctaaagtGGTGCTAGCCTTGGGTTTGGGGGGCTGGATACTTAACGCTTTCCACTCAAAGCAGCAAACAGAGGGTCCAGACTTTACTTCCTAA